The following coding sequences lie in one Anatilimnocola floriformis genomic window:
- a CDS encoding DUF1559 family PulG-like putative transporter produces the protein MVAVSRRFRQAFTLVELLVVIAIIGVLVALMLPAVQTARESARRTQCFNNLRQYGIAIHNFHQEYNRLPPYWSENKLDKFPDGGWMLHLLPYLEQKNAYDLAVSQKRGQMTRNPTLTVPASTDPPYSPPGSTSNGGYWQNTGTMDQPPTDHMGHTFPHAPTSTGVWVGPPNTPTPGQGTPAEYQYSYTGIYAISDVTFPALFCLSDPSGMNKNFRVTYNYVQWTTTNYQANFLGWVKNADQRRVGVQYDVGGPVLAAADLPQLDAVMNFRDLTDGTSNVIAIAEGMRLCDHDYRLALWNKYSETSNSHNFGVDWNGKGNTFMFQSLPNRNKCNNWRVQGLHFGTLGVTMFDGSVKSLHKELTRRETSNPDFPALGVDATFASNNPSADFDGVWDRLMIPTDGAVLGNY, from the coding sequence ATGGTTGCCGTCTCGCGACGATTCCGCCAGGCATTCACGCTCGTAGAACTCCTGGTAGTGATCGCCATTATCGGTGTCTTGGTGGCCTTGATGCTGCCGGCGGTCCAAACCGCCCGAGAGTCTGCCCGGCGAACCCAGTGCTTCAATAACCTGCGCCAGTACGGGATTGCCATCCACAATTTCCACCAGGAATACAACCGGCTCCCGCCGTACTGGTCGGAAAACAAGCTCGACAAGTTCCCCGACGGCGGTTGGATGCTGCACCTTTTGCCATACCTGGAACAGAAGAACGCCTACGATCTGGCCGTCTCGCAAAAACGCGGTCAGATGACTCGCAATCCTACGCTGACTGTGCCGGCTTCGACCGACCCGCCTTACTCGCCACCCGGCTCGACCAGCAACGGTGGCTATTGGCAGAACACGGGCACCATGGACCAACCGCCAACCGATCACATGGGGCACACCTTCCCGCACGCTCCCACCTCCACCGGGGTTTGGGTCGGCCCGCCAAATACACCCACGCCAGGCCAAGGAACGCCGGCCGAATATCAGTACTCGTACACCGGTATCTATGCCATTTCCGATGTCACGTTCCCGGCCTTGTTCTGCTTGTCCGATCCCAGCGGCATGAATAAGAATTTCCGCGTCACTTACAACTACGTTCAATGGACCACGACCAACTACCAAGCCAATTTCCTGGGCTGGGTAAAGAATGCTGATCAGCGCCGCGTGGGCGTGCAATATGATGTCGGCGGACCCGTGCTGGCCGCTGCAGATTTGCCTCAGTTAGATGCGGTGATGAACTTCCGCGATCTGACCGATGGCACATCAAACGTCATCGCTATTGCGGAAGGAATGCGGCTGTGCGACCACGACTACCGCCTCGCTCTTTGGAACAAGTACAGCGAGACCTCCAATTCGCACAACTTCGGTGTGGACTGGAACGGCAAGGGGAACACCTTCATGTTCCAGTCGCTCCCCAACCGCAACAAGTGCAATAACTGGCGCGTCCAAGGTCTCCACTTCGGCACTCTGGGCGTCACCATGTTCGACGGCAGCGTCAAATCGTTGCACAAAGAACTGACTCGCCGCGAAACCAGCAATCCTGACTTCCCCGCCTTGGGTGTCGATGCGACGTTCGCCAGCAACAATCCCAGCGCTGATTTTGATGGAGTGTGGGATCGTCTGATGATTCCCACCGATGGTGCTGTGTTGGGTAATTACTAA
- a CDS encoding oxidoreductase yields the protein MNSYTKVAQLKSTAALRERLTELGLELPVEEQIETAAAGSPLAKPLTMGPLVAGNRWCIHPMEGWDANRDGSPSEHTLRRWRHFGLSGAGLIWGGEAAAVQPDGRANPNQTMAIESNRAGLRALWDELQKGHAALGDDAPQMVAGLQLTHSGRFCRPNDKRLEPRIAYHHPLLDAKFGIDPANQAVVWTDDDLERLIDRYVVAAHLARDAGFQFVDVKACHGYLLHEFLSARTRPGRFGGDLAGRARVLLTIIGRIRAELPDLPVVVRLSAFDSLPYQTSREIGQPMNYQQLLPYGFGFGVSEHDPLQYDLREPIELLQMLHAAGVCAVNLSCGSPYYNPHIQRPAIFPPSDGYLPPEDPLVGCVRQIQAHRQLKAAVQALPMVGTAYSYLQDYLPHVAQAVVRAGWIDAVGLGRVVLSYPQLPHDVLTKGKLERKKICRTFSDCTTAPRHGLVSGCYPLDPYYKALPEFAQVQELKKAIAGG from the coding sequence ATGAACTCCTACACAAAAGTCGCTCAGCTCAAGTCCACAGCCGCCCTGCGCGAGCGGCTGACCGAACTGGGTTTGGAGTTGCCGGTCGAGGAGCAAATTGAAACGGCAGCCGCAGGTTCGCCGCTGGCCAAGCCCTTGACGATGGGGCCGCTCGTGGCGGGAAATCGCTGGTGCATTCATCCGATGGAAGGTTGGGACGCCAACCGCGATGGCAGTCCTAGCGAACACACCTTGCGACGGTGGCGACACTTCGGCTTGAGTGGCGCCGGGCTTATCTGGGGCGGCGAAGCAGCCGCCGTGCAGCCCGACGGCAGGGCAAATCCCAATCAGACAATGGCGATCGAATCGAATCGCGCCGGCCTGCGGGCACTGTGGGATGAATTGCAAAAAGGCCACGCTGCGCTCGGCGACGATGCGCCGCAAATGGTCGCCGGTTTGCAGCTGACACACTCAGGCCGTTTCTGCCGGCCAAACGACAAACGGCTCGAGCCGCGAATTGCCTACCATCATCCGCTGCTCGATGCCAAATTCGGCATTGATCCCGCCAACCAAGCCGTCGTCTGGACCGACGATGATCTGGAGCGGCTCATCGATCGCTACGTCGTCGCCGCGCATCTCGCGCGCGATGCCGGCTTTCAATTCGTCGACGTGAAGGCCTGCCACGGTTATCTGTTGCACGAGTTCCTCAGCGCTCGCACTCGGCCGGGCCGTTTTGGTGGCGATCTCGCCGGCCGCGCGCGCGTGCTGCTGACGATCATCGGCCGAATTCGCGCAGAGCTGCCCGATCTACCCGTCGTGGTGCGGTTGAGCGCGTTCGATAGCTTGCCGTATCAAACGAGTCGCGAAATCGGCCAGCCGATGAATTATCAACAGCTGCTGCCTTACGGCTTTGGCTTTGGCGTGAGTGAACATGATCCACTGCAATACGATTTGCGTGAGCCGATCGAACTGCTGCAGATGTTGCACGCAGCTGGTGTGTGCGCGGTGAACCTGAGTTGCGGCAGTCCTTATTACAACCCACACATTCAGCGGCCCGCGATCTTTCCGCCAAGCGATGGTTACTTGCCACCCGAAGATCCACTCGTCGGCTGCGTGCGACAAATCCAAGCCCACCGCCAATTGAAAGCCGCCGTGCAGGCGCTGCCGATGGTTGGTACGGCGTATTCGTATTTGCAGGACTACTTACCTCACGTCGCGCAAGCCGTGGTGCGGGCCGGCTGGATCGACGCCGTCGGCCTGGGGCGCGTGGTCCTCTCCTATCCACAGTTGCCGCACGATGTGCTGACCAAAGGCAAGCTCGAGCGCAAAAAGATCTGCCGCACGTTCAGCGATTGCACCACCGCCCCTCGCCATGGCCTGGTGAGCGGCTGCTATCCGCTCGATCCCTATTACAAGGCGCTGCCCGAATTCGCTCAGGTGCAGGAGTTAAAGAAGGCGATTGCCGGCGGATGA
- a CDS encoding undecaprenyl-phosphate glucose phosphotransferase: MGLPARSIRQPISFMGSLFRLADAAAIGIGLTIATTVFGRVPEHDIMAGAIAIAGHLLIAEFTGLYRSWRGVSSEREVFCTLFTWALALGFVGCIALTTLGVSYAAWHGKARLVVLTWACSSAAIMVLTHSLLRSFKRAFWTRGMNHRPVAIVGVTELGFQLARNLDAQPELGLKLVGYYDDRPKERSPEPPAGLKRQIGGIEDLIADAKAGFIETIYITFPMRAEDRIRGVLRQLSDTTASVYIVPDFFVFQMLHSRWTDIGGLPAVSVFENPLYGVDGVVKRLFDLVAGSIILTLLAIPMLITAIAVKLTSRGPIFFRQRRYGLDGNEILVWKFRSMRVCEDGHKVTQATKGDSRLTPIGGFLRKSSLDELPQLFNVIGGSMSLVGPRPHATAHNEQYRQMIEGYMLRHKIKPGITGLAQVRGWRGETDTLEKMQKRVECDHEYIREWTLMLDVSILLRTVLVVLKRQNAY, translated from the coding sequence ATGGGTCTTCCTGCCCGTTCGATCCGGCAACCGATTTCCTTTATGGGGTCGCTGTTCCGCCTTGCCGATGCAGCCGCGATCGGCATTGGCCTGACCATTGCCACGACGGTGTTTGGCCGTGTGCCGGAGCACGACATCATGGCCGGCGCGATTGCGATCGCGGGTCATTTGCTGATCGCCGAATTCACCGGCCTGTATCGGAGTTGGCGCGGTGTTTCCAGCGAGCGCGAAGTCTTTTGCACGCTGTTCACCTGGGCTCTGGCGCTGGGTTTTGTTGGCTGCATTGCGCTCACCACGCTCGGCGTCTCGTATGCGGCCTGGCATGGCAAGGCGCGACTCGTCGTGCTGACGTGGGCTTGCTCGTCGGCTGCGATCATGGTGCTTACGCACTCGTTATTGCGCAGCTTCAAGCGAGCGTTTTGGACACGCGGTATGAATCACCGGCCGGTGGCCATCGTCGGCGTGACCGAGCTTGGATTTCAATTGGCTCGCAATCTCGATGCTCAACCAGAACTTGGTTTGAAACTGGTCGGCTATTACGACGATCGTCCGAAGGAACGGAGCCCCGAACCGCCAGCCGGCCTGAAGCGGCAGATCGGCGGCATTGAGGATTTGATCGCCGATGCCAAGGCTGGCTTCATCGAAACGATTTACATCACGTTCCCGATGCGGGCCGAGGATCGAATCCGCGGCGTGCTACGGCAACTGAGCGATACGACGGCTTCGGTTTATATCGTGCCGGATTTTTTCGTCTTTCAGATGCTCCACTCGCGCTGGACCGACATCGGCGGCTTGCCAGCCGTGAGCGTGTTCGAGAACCCGCTCTACGGCGTCGATGGCGTCGTGAAACGGCTGTTCGATTTGGTCGCTGGCTCGATCATTTTGACGCTGCTGGCGATTCCGATGTTGATCACTGCCATCGCCGTGAAGCTGACTTCGCGTGGGCCGATTTTCTTTCGGCAACGGCGGTATGGCCTCGACGGGAATGAGATTCTCGTTTGGAAGTTCCGCAGCATGCGGGTTTGCGAAGACGGCCACAAAGTAACGCAAGCGACGAAGGGGGATTCGCGGCTCACGCCGATCGGCGGGTTCCTGCGGAAGAGTTCGCTCGATGAACTGCCGCAGCTGTTCAACGTCATCGGCGGCAGCATGAGCCTCGTTGGTCCGCGGCCGCATGCGACCGCGCACAACGAGCAATATCGGCAGATGATCGAAGGCTACATGCTGCGGCACAAGATCAAGCCGGGTATCACCGGCCTGGCGCAAGTCCGCGGCTGGCGGGGCGAAACCGACACGCTCGAAAAAATGCAAAAGCGAGTCGAGTGCGACCACGAATACATCCGCGAATGGACGCTGATGCTCGATGTCTCGATTCTGCTCCGCACCGTGCTCGTAGTGCTGAAGCGGCAGAACGCGTACTAG
- a CDS encoding NAD-dependent epimerase/dehydratase family protein, protein MATVLVTGGSGFIGRNLIEALLMRGDQVRCLVRKPAANVILADLGAELIAGDLHDHANLQTAVKGCDVVYHLAGATAAIKVDELMRVNRDGTANLVNAMATQPNPPLLLLISSLAAAGPAARGQIRIEADPPAPISNYGRSKRAGEEEAIQRADQVPLTIIRPGCVFGPHDKAMLTLFQTIQRFRFHPVPGWRHPPLSWIHVQDLIDLMVLAVEKGERVPAAAASHPDEHVGEGIYFATAAEHLSYAEFGASTRSILRRPFMPVLAIPAPVSMFMASVNETFSWLRGRPDVFNRDKIREALMESWACSEEKSHRQLGFEPAANLDQRIRDVIAWYQQQGWLWS, encoded by the coding sequence ATGGCAACCGTATTGGTCACCGGCGGCAGCGGCTTTATTGGGCGCAATCTCATCGAAGCGCTGCTGATGCGCGGCGATCAAGTCCGCTGCCTGGTTCGCAAACCGGCAGCAAACGTCATTCTCGCCGACCTCGGCGCTGAGCTGATCGCCGGCGATCTGCATGACCACGCCAACCTGCAAACCGCGGTGAAGGGCTGCGACGTGGTCTATCATCTGGCCGGCGCTACGGCGGCCATCAAGGTCGATGAGTTGATGCGGGTCAACCGCGACGGGACGGCCAATCTGGTAAATGCGATGGCCACGCAGCCGAATCCGCCGCTGCTGCTGCTGATCTCGTCGTTAGCCGCCGCCGGTCCTGCCGCCCGCGGGCAGATTCGCATCGAAGCCGATCCGCCGGCGCCGATCTCGAACTACGGCCGCAGCAAACGCGCCGGCGAAGAAGAAGCCATTCAACGCGCGGACCAGGTGCCTCTCACCATCATCCGTCCGGGTTGCGTCTTCGGCCCGCACGACAAAGCCATGCTCACGCTGTTTCAGACGATTCAGCGTTTCCGGTTTCATCCGGTTCCCGGTTGGCGACACCCGCCGTTGTCGTGGATCCACGTGCAAGACCTGATCGACCTGATGGTGCTCGCCGTGGAAAAAGGGGAACGAGTTCCCGCCGCGGCGGCGAGTCATCCGGACGAACATGTAGGCGAAGGCATTTACTTCGCGACAGCTGCCGAACATCTTTCTTATGCCGAGTTCGGCGCATCGACCCGCTCGATCTTGCGCCGCCCCTTCATGCCGGTCCTCGCCATTCCGGCGCCGGTCTCGATGTTCATGGCCAGCGTGAATGAGACGTTCTCCTGGCTCCGCGGCCGGCCCGATGTTTTCAACCGCGACAAGATTCGCGAAGCCCTCATGGAAAGCTGGGCCTGCTCGGAAGAGAAGAGCCATCGCCAACTGGGCTTTGAACCGGCGGCTAACCTCGACCAGCGAATCCGCGATGTGATTGCCTGGTATCAACAGCAAGGCTGGCTCTGGAGCTAA
- a CDS encoding NAD-dependent epimerase/dehydratase family protein: MKYLVTGATGLIGNNLVRHLLAAGEAVRVLTRTAPNEALIGLDVELVQGDVRDVDSVEAAVRGTDCVVHAAAHVQVGWTQSELHRQINVEGTRLIAEAALRHNARLVHISTINTLGLGRLDNPADEETGLSGLVACHYVTSKKNAEQVVTLAAARGLDTVIVHPGFCLGPWDWKPSSGRMLLAVNRGTLVAPSGALNVGDVRDVCAGVAAAAKLAPAGRRYILGGHNMTYLDAWQIFARVGGHVGPRFRLGPIARWLGSVGSDVWTRCTGEEAEINSASIGIGSQQTCFTSDRAARELGYKIRPLEDTVADAWDWFCEHGYLRRSGSAARPTALSFHS, encoded by the coding sequence ATGAAGTATCTCGTCACGGGGGCCACGGGCCTGATCGGCAACAACCTGGTGCGGCATCTGCTCGCCGCCGGCGAAGCCGTGCGCGTGCTCACTCGCACCGCGCCGAATGAAGCCCTGATCGGCTTGGATGTCGAACTAGTGCAAGGCGACGTCCGCGATGTGGACAGTGTCGAAGCTGCCGTCCGCGGCACGGATTGCGTCGTCCATGCGGCAGCCCACGTGCAAGTTGGCTGGACCCAATCGGAACTGCATCGCCAGATCAATGTTGAGGGAACCCGCCTGATCGCCGAAGCGGCCCTCCGCCACAATGCGCGACTCGTCCACATTTCCACGATCAATACCTTGGGCCTCGGCCGTTTGGACAATCCCGCCGATGAAGAAACCGGGCTGTCGGGCCTGGTGGCCTGTCATTATGTGACCTCGAAAAAGAACGCCGAACAGGTGGTGACGCTAGCAGCCGCTCGCGGGCTGGACACGGTGATTGTTCATCCTGGTTTTTGCCTGGGGCCCTGGGATTGGAAGCCTTCTTCGGGCCGGATGTTGCTGGCCGTGAACCGTGGTACGCTGGTCGCGCCGTCCGGAGCTTTAAACGTAGGTGACGTTCGTGACGTTTGTGCGGGTGTTGCCGCTGCGGCAAAACTTGCCCCTGCTGGGAGACGATATATCCTCGGCGGACACAACATGACTTACCTCGATGCCTGGCAAATCTTTGCTCGCGTCGGCGGTCACGTGGGGCCGCGGTTTCGGCTGGGGCCCATTGCCCGCTGGCTGGGAAGCGTTGGTTCCGATGTGTGGACCCGCTGCACCGGCGAAGAAGCCGAAATCAACTCCGCCTCGATCGGCATCGGCTCGCAGCAAACCTGCTTTACGAGCGACCGCGCGGCGCGCGAGCTCGGTTACAAGATCCGCCCGCTGGAAGATACCGTTGCTGACGCCTGGGATTGGTTCTGCGAACATGGTTATCTTCGCCGGTCGGGGTCGGCTGCACGTCCCACCGCTTTGAGTTTTCATTCCTAA
- a CDS encoding N-acetyltransferase — translation MAPVVIKPVETSSERSIFLHLPWTINAAYPNWIPPLRMNQKEMVNYSHNPFYDTAEIQTFIAWQSNQPIGRIAAIHNRAHNDVHKDKVGFFGFFECIDDTPAAHALFDAARDWLKARGLNTIRGPMNPSMNHECGLLIEGFDTPPTFMMTHNPPYYQRLIESYGFAKVEDMAAFWGHTDMLSQVDPKLKLIREECERRFKVKLRRLDRKRFNADVRIFLDIYNRSLVGTWGFVPMSDKEVDHMAASLKYLIVPEMTSIVEVDDQVVGASFAMLDYNPRVKQIDGKLFPFGFIRLLTNKKQIQRIRVISTNVLPEYQKWGLGLVVIANLLPSVLAWGGKEAEFSWVLESNHLSYKSLKRGGAKIVKMYRLFDYPIPGTALPEAASPGA, via the coding sequence ATGGCTCCCGTCGTTATCAAACCCGTAGAAACCAGCAGCGAGCGCTCGATCTTTTTGCATCTTCCCTGGACCATCAACGCGGCCTATCCCAACTGGATTCCGCCGTTGCGGATGAACCAGAAGGAAATGGTCAACTACTCGCACAATCCCTTCTACGATACCGCCGAGATCCAGACCTTCATCGCTTGGCAGAGCAACCAGCCCATCGGCCGCATCGCCGCCATCCACAATCGGGCCCACAACGACGTTCACAAAGACAAGGTCGGTTTCTTCGGCTTCTTTGAATGCATTGATGATACCCCGGCCGCGCACGCCTTGTTCGACGCCGCCCGCGATTGGCTGAAAGCCCGCGGCCTGAACACGATTCGCGGCCCGATGAATCCTTCGATGAACCACGAATGCGGTCTGCTGATCGAAGGCTTCGATACGCCGCCGACGTTCATGATGACGCACAACCCGCCCTATTATCAGCGGCTGATCGAAAGCTACGGCTTCGCCAAGGTCGAAGACATGGCCGCCTTCTGGGGCCACACCGACATGCTCTCGCAGGTCGATCCGAAGCTCAAGCTCATCCGTGAGGAATGCGAACGGCGGTTCAAAGTCAAACTGCGCCGGCTTGACCGCAAGCGCTTCAACGCCGACGTCCGCATCTTTCTCGATATCTACAACCGGTCGCTCGTCGGCACTTGGGGCTTCGTCCCCATGTCGGACAAGGAAGTCGACCACATGGCTGCTTCGCTGAAGTATCTGATTGTTCCCGAGATGACCTCGATCGTCGAAGTCGACGACCAGGTCGTCGGCGCGTCGTTCGCCATGCTCGATTACAACCCGCGCGTGAAACAGATCGACGGCAAGCTCTTCCCCTTCGGCTTCATTCGGCTGCTGACGAACAAAAAACAGATCCAGCGAATCCGCGTCATCAGCACCAACGTGCTCCCGGAGTATCAGAAGTGGGGCCTCGGCTTGGTCGTCATCGCCAACCTCCTCCCCAGCGTTCTCGCCTGGGGCGGCAAGGAAGCCGAATTCAGCTGGGTGCTGGAAAGCAATCACCTCAGCTACAAATCGCTGAAACGTGGCGGGGCGAAGATCGTAAAGATGTATCGGCTGTTTGATTATCCAATACCGGGGACAGCGCTTCCGGAAGCAGCAAGCCCAGGAGCGTAG
- the purL gene encoding phosphoribosylformylglycinamidine synthase subunit PurL, giving the protein MTLWEIDLHPAAGERDLLAGAAISQAADLGLGSFTASAARGFLLEADFSQAEVERLARELLADLVVEKPIVARVGDAALLAPPAHGAAAKHGQLVHVFPKPGVTDPVAASTLTAIADFGLKADAVVTLRKYWLNDLNDGQVQLLIKKLLANDSIEQAVVGPLQLKQLHVGSPAKFELQTVALRELSNDQLVALSKARTLSLTLIEMQTVQQHFRELGREPTDIELESVAQTWSEHCSHKTLAGRVNYRDEKGDRKFNNMLKETIFAATQQIRAQLGSDDWCVSVFKDNAGVIRFNNEYHVCFKVETHNRPSAIEPYGGANTGVGGVIRDTLGTGLGAKPICNTDVFCFAPPDMPAEELPPGVLHPRRIMRGVVSGVRDYGNRMGIPTVNGAIYFDERYVGNPLVFCGNVGLIPADKAEKKTEPGDYIVAIGGRTGRDGIHGATFSSVELTSQSEKVSGGAVQVGNAITEKMVLDVLIQARDEALFTAVTDCGAGGFSSAVGEMGGDLGAEVWLDRAPLKYDGLTYTEIWISEAQERMVFSVPEKNWARFEALCAAENVEAVILGKFLPTGNLTLKYQDQVVGELSMHFLHEGRPKVERQAVYSPRPRNAGSGYVGAKLDHNDTLLKLLGSLNIASKEWVIRQYDHEVQGGSVIKPLTGVANDGPSDAAVLRPVLNSRQGIVVACGMNPRLGELDPYHMAASAIDEAMRNCVAVGADPSRIAILDNFCWGYTDRPETLGELVRAALACHDVALALGTPFISGKDSLNNEYSYDASGTRKTISIPPTLLISALGQVADVRQCVTMDLKQPGNLLYLVGNTRDELAGSHLEAIRGNGCLTDGACGSEVPRVNTAVAKKTFAAMHQAIKSGTVRACHDLSEGGLAVAAAEMAFAGGFGARIRLAEVPTDITSGDRSDAFESVLLYSESNTRFLVEVAPSQQAAFTAALAGVPHAHVGEVTETGCLQIAGAKGLLIDAELAKLKEAWQKPLRW; this is encoded by the coding sequence GTGACGCTGTGGGAAATTGACCTGCATCCTGCCGCCGGCGAGCGCGACCTGCTCGCGGGGGCCGCCATTTCGCAAGCTGCTGACCTGGGACTCGGTTCGTTCACCGCCAGCGCGGCCCGTGGCTTTTTGCTCGAAGCCGATTTCAGCCAGGCCGAAGTCGAACGCCTCGCCCGCGAACTGCTGGCCGATCTCGTCGTCGAAAAGCCAATCGTCGCCCGCGTCGGCGATGCGGCCCTCCTCGCGCCTCCCGCCCATGGCGCGGCTGCGAAGCATGGTCAACTCGTTCACGTCTTCCCCAAGCCGGGCGTCACCGATCCGGTGGCTGCGAGCACTCTCACCGCGATCGCAGATTTTGGCTTGAAAGCCGACGCGGTCGTCACGCTGCGGAAGTATTGGCTGAATGATCTGAACGACGGCCAAGTGCAACTGCTCATCAAGAAACTGCTCGCCAACGATTCCATCGAACAAGCCGTGGTCGGGCCGTTGCAGCTGAAGCAACTGCACGTCGGTTCGCCGGCGAAATTCGAGCTGCAAACCGTTGCGCTCCGCGAACTGTCGAACGATCAGCTGGTGGCCCTCAGCAAGGCTCGCACGCTGAGCCTGACGCTGATCGAAATGCAAACCGTGCAGCAGCACTTCCGCGAACTCGGTCGCGAACCGACCGATATTGAGCTTGAGTCGGTCGCGCAAACTTGGAGCGAACACTGCAGCCACAAAACACTCGCCGGCCGCGTGAACTATCGCGACGAAAAAGGCGATCGCAAGTTCAACAACATGCTGAAGGAAACGATCTTTGCCGCGACGCAGCAGATTCGCGCGCAGCTCGGCAGTGACGATTGGTGCGTCAGCGTGTTCAAAGACAACGCTGGCGTGATTCGCTTCAACAATGAGTATCACGTTTGCTTCAAGGTCGAAACGCACAACCGCCCGAGCGCCATCGAGCCTTATGGCGGCGCCAACACCGGCGTTGGCGGCGTGATTCGCGATACGCTCGGCACGGGCCTCGGCGCCAAGCCGATTTGCAATACCGATGTCTTCTGCTTTGCTCCGCCAGACATGCCCGCCGAAGAGCTGCCGCCCGGCGTGCTTCATCCGCGGCGGATCATGCGCGGCGTGGTTAGCGGCGTGCGCGACTACGGCAACCGCATGGGCATTCCAACCGTCAACGGCGCGATTTATTTCGACGAACGCTACGTCGGCAACCCGCTGGTCTTCTGCGGCAACGTTGGTTTGATTCCTGCCGACAAAGCCGAGAAGAAAACCGAGCCCGGCGATTACATCGTGGCCATCGGTGGACGAACCGGTCGCGACGGCATTCACGGCGCGACGTTCAGCTCGGTGGAACTCACCAGCCAGAGTGAAAAAGTTTCTGGCGGCGCAGTGCAGGTTGGCAACGCGATCACCGAGAAGATGGTGCTCGATGTTTTGATCCAAGCTCGCGACGAAGCGTTGTTCACGGCCGTGACCGACTGCGGCGCTGGTGGCTTTTCATCGGCGGTCGGCGAGATGGGTGGCGATCTGGGCGCGGAAGTTTGGCTCGATCGCGCGCCGCTGAAGTACGACGGCCTGACTTACACCGAGATCTGGATCAGTGAAGCGCAAGAGCGGATGGTCTTCAGCGTGCCGGAGAAAAACTGGGCCCGCTTCGAAGCACTCTGCGCTGCCGAGAACGTGGAAGCGGTGATCCTGGGCAAGTTCCTGCCGACGGGAAATCTGACGCTCAAGTATCAAGATCAGGTCGTCGGCGAACTCTCGATGCACTTCCTGCACGAAGGGCGGCCGAAGGTCGAACGCCAGGCCGTTTATTCGCCTCGGCCTCGCAACGCGGGATCGGGCTACGTCGGCGCGAAGCTCGATCACAACGACACTCTGCTGAAGCTCCTCGGCTCGCTCAATATCGCCAGTAAGGAATGGGTGATTCGGCAGTACGATCACGAGGTGCAAGGGGGCAGCGTGATCAAGCCCCTCACCGGTGTGGCCAACGACGGCCCGAGCGATGCCGCCGTGCTGCGGCCAGTGCTGAACTCGCGGCAAGGGATTGTCGTGGCCTGCGGCATGAACCCTCGGCTCGGCGAACTCGATCCGTATCACATGGCCGCGTCGGCAATCGACGAAGCGATGCGGAACTGCGTCGCCGTTGGCGCCGACCCGTCGCGGATCGCGATTCTCGACAACTTCTGTTGGGGTTACACCGATCGGCCTGAGACGCTGGGCGAACTCGTTCGCGCCGCCCTCGCTTGCCACGACGTGGCTCTCGCCCTCGGCACGCCGTTCATCAGCGGCAAGGACAGCTTGAACAACGAGTACAGCTACGACGCGAGCGGCACGCGGAAGACGATCTCGATTCCGCCGACGCTGCTGATCAGCGCGCTCGGTCAGGTCGCCGACGTGCGGCAGTGCGTGACGATGGACCTGAAGCAGCCCGGCAACTTGCTGTATCTCGTCGGCAACACGCGCGACGAACTGGCCGGCTCGCACCTGGAAGCGATTCGCGGCAACGGCTGCCTCACCGACGGTGCTTGTGGCAGCGAAGTTCCCCGCGTCAACACTGCTGTGGCGAAGAAGACCTTCGCGGCCATGCATCAAGCCATCAAGAGCGGCACGGTTCGCGCCTGCCACGATCTGAGCGAAGGGGGCCTCGCCGTCGCCGCTGCAGAGATGGCGTTTGCGGGCGGTTTTGGCGCCCGGATTCGCCTCGCCGAAGTGCCGACCGACATTACCTCTGGCGATCGCAGCGATGCTTTCGAGAGCGTGCTCCTTTATAGCGAATCGAACACGCGGTTCCTCGTTGAAGTTGCGCCATCGCAGCAAGCGGCGTTCACCGCCGCGCTCGCTGGTGTGCCGCATGCTCACGTTGGCGAAGTGACCGAAACCGGTTGCCTGCAAATCGCCGGTGCGAAGGGACTGCTGATCGATGCGGAACTGGCGAAGCTGAAGGAAGCCTGGCAGAAGCCGCTGCGGTGGTAG